In Anthonomus grandis grandis chromosome 5, icAntGran1.3, whole genome shotgun sequence, the following are encoded in one genomic region:
- the LOC126735849 gene encoding uncharacterized protein LOC126735849 isoform X1, which produces MSPSEAKSFHRASLMAATPVEKLVEVLANAQINPMERSIYNMYETWRTHNYGNRSSKSILEKIQQKTAQLDGKGFKFCVQDEPFCCVILSPIMLRAHELSFSIYIMFVDSSGSCDQSGSIVTFLFGASKIGGVPLGCIIHYEQNEQVYEHCFKKFNELLGSKGFYGSGYPSVIMTDDSTAERNALQKAFTNSALLLCLFHVMQTVWRWLWNSEHKIAKEDRRTLMLYFRDILYAKEEIDCELFKQALCESEIAKKYINYLEYFDKMWQRKQEWCHYFRKTLCNRGHNTNNIVEVSIRLFKDLVLQRCRAFNPASLLDFIYFSLDDFYKEKLLRYSSFRDNKLLIYFTKFCKKSVNLCVVKLSDSDFTVTSLSDKTFLYRVNTVLEVCDCPEEAGGKFCKHLCAVYNTGLHMFNVPKVFFQDK; this is translated from the exons ATGTCTCCAAGTGAAGCAAAGTCCTTCCACAGAGCTTCCTTAATGGCAGCTACACCAGTCGAAAAATTAGTAGAAGTTCTTGCGAATGCGCAAATAAACCCTATGGAACGAAGcatatataatatgtatgaaACTTGGAG aactCACAACTATGGGAATAGGTCAAGTAAAAGCATTTTGgagaaaatacaacaaaaaacaGCACAACTTGATGgaaaaggttttaaattttgtgtccAGGATGAACCTTTTTGTTGCGTCATTTTAAGTCCAATAATGTTGCGAGCCCACGAGCTTTCATTTTCAATATACATTATGTTCGTTGATTCAAGTGGCTCTTGCGACCAAAGCGGATCCATAGTGACATTTTTATTTGGAGCGAGTAAAATAGGAGGAGTACCATTAGGTTGCATAATTCACTATGAACAAAATGAACAAGTATATGAacattgctttaaaaaattcaatgagcTTCTTGGAAGTAAGGGCTTTTATGGAAGTGGATATCCATCAGTGATCATGACCGATGACAGTACCGCAGAGCGAAATGCCCTACAAAAAGCTTTTACAAATTCAGCACTGCTGCTTTGCTTATTTCATGTAATGCAGACCGTTTGGAGATGGCTGTGGAATTCGGAACACAAAATTGCAAAAGAAGATCGCCGTACGCTTATGTTATACTTTCGCGATATTCTTTATGCCAAGGAAGAAATTGATTGCGAGTTATTCAAGCAGGCTCTATGCGAGAGTGAAATtgccaaaaaatatataaactatcTTGAatatttcgacaaaatgtggCAGAGAAAACAAGAATGGTGCCACTATTTTCGGAAAACATTGTGTAATAGGGGacataatacaaataatattgtAGAGGTGTCAATTAGACTTTTTAAGGACCTAGTGCTACAAAGATGTAGGGCTTTTAACCCTGCATCCTTGCTagattttatctatttttcgCTTGATGATTTTTACAAGGAAAAACTGTTGCGCTATTCAAGCTTCAGggataataaattacttatttatttcacaaaattttgCAAGAAATCTGTGAATCTTTGTGTTGTAAAGCTCTCTGACAGTGATTTTACAGTTACCTCATTATCAGATAAGACATTTTTGTACCGAGTAAATACAGTATTGGAGGTTTGTGATTGCCCAGAAGAAGCGGGAGGAAAATTTTGTAAGCACTTGTGTGCTGTATATAATACTGGCCTCCATATGTTTAACGTTCCTAAGGTTTTCTTCCAGGATAAATAA
- the LOC126735849 gene encoding uncharacterized protein LOC126735849 isoform X2 — MLRAHELSFSIYIMFVDSSGSCDQSGSIVTFLFGASKIGGVPLGCIIHYEQNEQVYEHCFKKFNELLGSKGFYGSGYPSVIMTDDSTAERNALQKAFTNSALLLCLFHVMQTVWRWLWNSEHKIAKEDRRTLMLYFRDILYAKEEIDCELFKQALCESEIAKKYINYLEYFDKMWQRKQEWCHYFRKTLCNRGHNTNNIVEVSIRLFKDLVLQRCRAFNPASLLDFIYFSLDDFYKEKLLRYSSFRDNKLLIYFTKFCKKSVNLCVVKLSDSDFTVTSLSDKTFLYRVNTVLEVCDCPEEAGGKFCKHLCAVYNTGLHMFNVPKVFFQDK, encoded by the coding sequence ATGTTGCGAGCCCACGAGCTTTCATTTTCAATATACATTATGTTCGTTGATTCAAGTGGCTCTTGCGACCAAAGCGGATCCATAGTGACATTTTTATTTGGAGCGAGTAAAATAGGAGGAGTACCATTAGGTTGCATAATTCACTATGAACAAAATGAACAAGTATATGAacattgctttaaaaaattcaatgagcTTCTTGGAAGTAAGGGCTTTTATGGAAGTGGATATCCATCAGTGATCATGACCGATGACAGTACCGCAGAGCGAAATGCCCTACAAAAAGCTTTTACAAATTCAGCACTGCTGCTTTGCTTATTTCATGTAATGCAGACCGTTTGGAGATGGCTGTGGAATTCGGAACACAAAATTGCAAAAGAAGATCGCCGTACGCTTATGTTATACTTTCGCGATATTCTTTATGCCAAGGAAGAAATTGATTGCGAGTTATTCAAGCAGGCTCTATGCGAGAGTGAAATtgccaaaaaatatataaactatcTTGAatatttcgacaaaatgtggCAGAGAAAACAAGAATGGTGCCACTATTTTCGGAAAACATTGTGTAATAGGGGacataatacaaataatattgtAGAGGTGTCAATTAGACTTTTTAAGGACCTAGTGCTACAAAGATGTAGGGCTTTTAACCCTGCATCCTTGCTagattttatctatttttcgCTTGATGATTTTTACAAGGAAAAACTGTTGCGCTATTCAAGCTTCAGggataataaattacttatttatttcacaaaattttgCAAGAAATCTGTGAATCTTTGTGTTGTAAAGCTCTCTGACAGTGATTTTACAGTTACCTCATTATCAGATAAGACATTTTTGTACCGAGTAAATACAGTATTGGAGGTTTGTGATTGCCCAGAAGAAGCGGGAGGAAAATTTTGTAAGCACTTGTGTGCTGTATATAATACTGGCCTCCATATGTTTAACGTTCCTAAGGTTTTCTTCCAGGATAAATAA